CGGACTCTAGTCGTAGCGGCGTAAACAGGCACTGACCGTCGAGGTGAACCGCGTCGCCGTGGATCTGCATGCGGCCTGCGGCTAGCAGTTCCAGGGTGGCCAACAGGAGCGGGTGTTCGCGCGCCAGCACGCGTGCGGCCAGCTGCTCGGCGCTGTCGCCGGGCAGGACCGGCACGCGGGCCTGCGCGATCACGCTGCCGGCATCCAGCTCCGGCACCACCAGGTGCACGCTGGCGCCGTGTTCGGTGTCGCCGGCCTCCAGTGCGCGGGCATGGGTGTGCAGTCCGCGGTATCTGGGCAGTAGCGACGGATGGATGTTGAGGATGCGCCCGGCAAAACGGCGCACCAGCGGCTCGCCGAGGATGCGCATGTAGCCGGCGCAGATCACCCAGTCCGGCTGCGCGGCGGCGATGGCATCGCCCAGCGCAGCGTCGAAGGCCGCGCGGTCGGCGAAATCGCGCGGGCTGGCGCTCCAGCGCAATGCCTCACCGACCTTGTGCAGTGCCGGCGCCTGAGGGCGATCAGAAAACACGCCGACGACCTCGGCCGGCAGCCGGCCGCCGGCGATGGCATCGAGGATGGCCTGCAGGTTGCTGCCACGGCCGGAGGCCAGGACGGCCAGACGCAGGCTCATGGGGGCGGATTCGCTGAAGTCATGGGCAGTGCGCGTCACGCGGCGGTGGCGGTCGGAGCGAACAAGGCCTTGACCTGCGGGCGCAGCAGCGTCACCAGCGTGAACACGCCAAGCACGGTGCCGAACGGCATGAAGGAGCAGGAAATGCCGGCCACGATCAGGCAAAGCAGATGCCGCCGGCGCTGGGCGATGCAGCGGCCAGCGTAGGCCATGAAGCCCGCCAAGGTCAGGCCGCAGCAGATGAAGGCTGCCGCTAACACCACGAAGAACCAGCCGAACCAGCGGGGATCCATCGGCGGCGCGTCCGGATTGGCGTTTTGCATCGGCAGGTGGCCGGTGATGATCGCAATGCCCATGGCCAGATGGATCAGCGGGAACAACGAAAACAACCCGGTGATGCCGGCCAGCACGTAATGGAAGATCGACAGCAGCTTGAGATGCTGCAGGTCATCGGCGCTGGCCGGCGCCAATGCCGGCGGTGCGAGTGGGGGCGCGTCCATGCAGATTCCTCGATTAACCGATCCGCACGCGCTCGTCGCCCTGCGCCGGCACCACCTGGCCGATGCGCCAATGCGCCAACGCCTGCGCATCCAGCGCCTGTTCCAGCACGGCAGCCTGCTCGGGGGCGGCGATCAGCACGAAGCCGATGCCGCAGTTGAAGGTGCGCCACATTTCGGCATCGGCCACCGCGCCTGCGCGCTGCAGCCAGGCGAAGACCGGCGGCAGCGTCCAGGCGGTGGTGTCGATGTCCAGGCCCAGCCCGTCCGGAACGACGCGGATGATGTTTTCGGTCAACCCGCCACCGGTGATGTGCGCCATGGCGTGGATTGCCTCGCCATGCGCCTTGAGCAGGGCCAGCACCGGCTTGACGTACAGCGCGGTCGGTGCCATCAGTGCGTCGATCAGCTTGCTGCCATCGTCCAGCACATGCTCGGCCGGGGCGCCGGCACGCTCGTAGATCTTGCGGATCAGCGAATAGCCGTTGGAATGCGGGCCGGATGAGGCGATGCCGATCAGCACGTCGCCCGCGCGCACCTGCGCGCCATCCAGCAGCTGCGATTTTTCCACCGCGCCGACGGTGAAGCCGGCCAGGTCGTACTCGCCCGGCGGATACATGTCGGGCATCTCGGCGGTTTCGCCGCCGATCAGGGCGCAGCCGGACAGCTCGCAGCCACGCGCGATGCCGCCCACCACCGCCGCGGCGGTGTCCACATCCAGCTTGCCGGTGGCGAAGTAATCCAGGAAGAACAGCGGCTCGGCGCCCTGCACCAGCACGTCGTTGACGCACATGCCCACCAGATCGATGCCGATGGTGTCGTGCCGGCCCAGCTGCTGGGCAAGCTTGAGCTTGGTGCCCACGCCGTCGGTGCCGGACACCAGCACCGGTTCCTTGTACTTGCCGGACAGGTCGAACAAGGCTCCGAAACCGCCCAGGCCGCCCATCACCTCTGGCCGGAAGCTGCGCTTGACCAGCGGCTTGATGCGTTCGACCAGGGCATTGCCGGCATCGATGTCGACACCCGCGTCGCGGTAGGTCATGGGCGAGGGAGTGGAAGGCGTTGGGCTGGTCACGGGCGTGGGTGGCTCGGCAGTAAAGGCGGCGATTTTAACAGCCACGTTGGCGCTAGCGCCCCATTCGGGCAACAATTCACCCGGATACGCTTACGCCATGGAACCGTCGATGCGCCGCAGTCTCGCTTTCTTTCTCGCCCTCGTGGTCGCCATGCCTGTCATTCCGGCCTTTGCGCAGGCAGACCTGCGTACCGAAGGCGATGTCGCCAAGGCGCAGAGCGCCTACGATGCCGAAGTGCCGGTCAACAGCCAGAGCGAGTCCGATCGCCCCGGTGCCCTGGCGCGCGCGCTGGGGGCCGTGCTGGGCAAGGTCTCCGGCGACCGCAGCGTCATGAGCCGCCCCGGCGTGCCGCAGGCGCTGCGTAACGCGCCCAACTACGTCGAACATTACGACTATCGGCAGGATCAGGGGACCTCGCGCACCGGCGCCCCCACCTTCCGCACGACCCTGGTGGCGCGTTTTCGGCAATCCGACGTGGATGGCCTGATCGCTGCGCTGGGCTTGCCGGTGTGGCCATTGCCGCGCCCCAAGCCGGTGCTGTGGCTTGCCATCGACGATGGCAGCGGCCCACGCCTGGTTGGCGTGGCGCAGGCCAACGCTGCGCGCAGCGTGCTCGACCGCGCCATCGAGCGCGGCTACCGGCTGGGCCTGCCGGGCGGCGCGGCTGCCGAACAGGCGCTGGCCGGTGCGATCTGGCGCAAGGACACCGCCGCGGTGTCGCGCGCCTCGGCCAAGTACAGCCCGCCGATGCAGCTGATCGGCAAGCTCTACCGCAGTGGGGCCGGCTGGACCGCCGATTGGGTGTTCGTGGACGACGGCAACGTGCTGTCCAGCTGGACCAGCAGCGATGGCGATGCCCGCCGTGCGATGGCCGCTGGCGCCGATGGCGCTGCCGACGCACTGGTCAAGCGCTACGCCAAGCGGGTGGATTCGGGCGTGCCGGGCGTGTATCGCGCGGTGATCACCGGGATCCACAGCGCCGACGACTACCTGCGCGTGGCCGCTGCGCTGCAGGGCGTGTCGGTGGTGCGCAGCATCCGCCCGGTCAGCGCCAATGGCGATCGCATTGAGGTGGATCTGGAGCTGCTCACGGGCATTTCCGGGCTCAACCGTATGCTCGGCGACAATAGTCCCCTGGTCTCGGTATCGGTCCCGACCGAGGGCCCAATCATCCTCGACAACGAGCGCGCCGAGTACCGCCTGAAATGACCCTGACTCCCGAAGCCGAAATCGCCATCTTCCTGCGCCGCCTCAAATGGGCGGCGGTGATCGTCGGCGTGCTGTGGGTGGTCTCGCTGCTGGCGCCGATCCTGACCCCGTTCGTGCTGGCGCTGCTGCTGGCCTGGCTGGGCGACCCGCTGGTGGATCGCATCGAACGTGCCGGGCGCTCGCGCAACATGGCGGTGGCGCTGGTGTTCGTGCTGGCGACACTGCTGTTCGTGCTGGCGCTGATGATCCTGGTGCCGATGATCGAGCGCCAGATCATGACCCTGATCGAGGCGCTGCCGCAGATGCGCACCTGGGCGATCGGCACCGCGATCCCGTGGCTGGAGGCCAAGACCGGCGTGGAGCTGATGGGCTGGCTGGACCCGGAACGCCTGATCGACTGGATCCGCAGCCATTGGGAGCAGGCCGGCGGCGCCGCCAAGACCTTCTTCGGCTACGTTTCGCGTTCGGGCTTTGCGATGGTGACCTGGGTGATCAACCTGGCGCTGCTGCCGATCCTGGCGTTCTATTTCCTGCGCGACTGGGACCGGCTGGTGGAGCGGGTGGCAGCGGTCATCCCGCGCGCCTACATCGGTACCGTGAGCCGGCTGGCGCTGGAATCCAACGACGTGCTCGGCGGCTTCATCCGCGGCCAGTTTCTGGTGATGCTGGCGCTGGGGGCGATCTATGCCACCGGCCTGTCCGTCATCGGGCTCAATCTGGGGCTGTTGATCGGCATCATCGCCGGCTTCATCAGCTTCATCCCGTACCTGGGCGCCACCACCGGCATCGTGCTCGCGCTGCTGGCAGCCATCGTGCAGGCGCAGGGGTTGGACCTGAAGCTGCTGATCGGCGTGGGCGTGGTGTTCACCGTTGGCCAGTTGCTGGAAAGCTACGTGCTCACCCCGCGCATCGTCGGTGACAAGATCGGCCTGCATCCGGTGGCGGTGATCTTCGCGGTGATGGCGGGCGGCCAGCTGTTCGGCTTTCTGGGCATGCTGCTGGCGCTGCCGGTGGCCGCGGTGGCCAACGTATTGCTGCGCTACGCGCACGAGCAATACACCCGCAGCGATCTGTACGCGGGCGAGCGGGCCGGCATCGTGCTGCAGTCAACGCCAGAGCGCAGCGTCATCATCGACCCGACCAGGGATGCAGATCGGTTGTGAGTGTCCCGCAATTGCCGCTGGCGTTGCGCGCGCCGTCCGACCAGCGCTTCGACAGTTACATCGCCGCGCCCGAGGGCCTGCTGGCGCAGTTGCAGGCCCTGGCCGCCGGGCAGGTCAGCGATTGGCTCTACCTCGCCGGTCCTGCAGGCACCGGCAAGACCCACCTGGCCCTGGCGATTTGCGCGGCGGCCGAGCAGGCCGGGCGCGCGCCGGCGTACCTGCCGCTGCAGGCCGCTGCCGGCCGCCTGCGCGATGCGCTTGAAGCATTGGAAGGGCGCAGCCTGGTGGCGCTGGATGGCGTGGACAGCATCGCTGGGCAACGCGACGATGAAGTGGCCCTGTTCGATTTCCACAACCGTGCGCGCGCGGCCGGCAGTACCTTGCTCTATACCGCCCGGCAGATGCCCGATGGGCTGGCACTGATGCTCCCCGACCTGCGGTCGCGGCTGTCGCAGTGCATCCGCATCGGCTTACCGGTGCTCGACGATGCAGCACGCGCGGCGGTGCTGCGCGATCGGGCACAGCGACGCGGCCTGGCGCTGGACGACGCGGCGATCGACTGGCTGCTCACCCACAGCGAGCGCGAACTGGCCTTGCTGGTGGCCTTGCTGGATCGGCTGGATCGCGAGTCGTTGGCCGCGAAACGCCGCATCACCGTGCCGTTTCTGCGGCGTGTGGTAGCGGGGATGCCGGGACCCGGATAACGCAGAAGCGAAGCGGATCGCGGTGCAGTATTGTGCCGTGCATGGATACGCTCCGGTGGATCGGCGCCAGGTGATGCCCACGCCCTGGCGCGTCAGCTTTTCTCTGGTCCCGGGTCCCGGGTCCCGGGTCCCGCCAGTTCCCCCTGCAGGTCGGTGAGCCGCTGCGGTGTGCCGACATCGGTCCATCGCCCGGCATGATGGATGCCGTCGATCAGGCCTGCCGCCATTTGCGCGCGCAGGATCGGCGCCAGCGCAAACCGCGGCGCCGTGCCGGTCTGTTCTGGCAACTGACCAATGACCGATCGCCAGCCGCGCAGCAATGCCGGTCGGTAGACACCGATGCCGGCATAGGTGTGGGTAGCAGGCAGATCGGCGCGCACCTTGCCGTCGGCCTCCAGGGCAAAGTCGGCGTGGGCCGCATAGGCAGGCTTGTCGACCAGCACCAACTGCGCCAACCTGGCTGGTTCGTCGGACAGGCGCGCAAAGTCGAAGTCGCTCCAGATATCGCCGTTGACCAGCAGGAACGGCGCATCGCCCAGCAGCGGCAACGCATGCAGCATGCCGCCACCAGTCTCCAACGGCGTGGCGCCTTCGTAGGAATAGTGCAGGCGCAGGCCAAAGGCGCCGCCGTCGCCCAACACCTGCGGGAATTGCTCGGCCAGCCAGGAGGTATTGATCACCACCTCGGCCACGCCCAGCGCAGCGAGCTTGCGCAGGTGCCAGACGATCAGCGGCGTGCCACCGACCGACAGCAGGGGCTTGGGTGTGCGCTCGGTCAGCGGACGCATGCGCTCGCCGAATCCTGCGGCAAAGATCAGCGCCTTCATGGCGTGGCCTGCGACATCCGCACGGCCAGGGCTGGCTTGATCACCTCGTCCAGGACGCCGATCAATGGCGCCAGCTCGGCGTAGCGCGGCAGCACCTCATCCAGGTAGCCGATGAAGCGCGGTACGTTGTCCAGATACCAGTGCTTGCCATCGCGATGGCTCAGGCGCGAGAAGATGCCCAGATTCTTCAGATGCCGCTGCACGCCCATCCAGTCCGCATCGCGCAGGAACTGCGCCAGCGGCGGAACCGGCAATCCGGCCGCAACAGCGCGCGTGTGGTAGCGCTCCAGCCAGCCGTCCACGCGGGCGATCGGCCAGCTCACCGAGGTGTCCTTGAACAGGCTGATCGGATCGTAGGCGATCGGGCCGATCACGCAGTCCTGGAAATCCAGCACCGCCGGGCCGCCGGCCACCGGCATCAGGTTGCGCGGCATGAAATCGCGATGGGTGAATACGCGCGGCTGCGCCAGCGCGTTGTCCATCAAGCGGCGCTGCACCAGCTGCAACTGCTCGGCATGCGCGCAACTCAGCTGCACGCCCAGGTGGCGGCCCAGGAACCATTCCTCGAACAATCCGGCATCGCGTTGCAGCAAGGCCTCGCCGAAGCTGCCGCTCTCGGCGGGCGGCGGAATGCGCTGCAGCAACAGCAGTTGCGCGGTTGCGTCGTCCAGCAGCGCATCGGCATTGGCCTCGGTGAGCACCTGTGCAAACGTCGGCACGCCAAGGTCCTCCAGCAGCAGAAAGCCGGTCTGCAGATCCTGCGCAAGTACCCGCGGCACGCGCACGCCATGCGCACCCAGCAAGGCCTGCATCCGCAGCCACGGCGCGACGTTTTCAAGCTCCGGCGGCGCATCCATCAGGATGCGATCCGCGCCGCGCCCATGGGTGCGCCAATAGCTGCGAAACCCCGCGTCGACCGACGCGCGGTGCAGGCTGGCATGCGGATCGTCGAGCGCATGGCGCGCCCATTGCAGGCGAAGCGCGTCGCGCGCGGTCTCTGAAGGCGAAGACGTCATGGTTCGTTGCTGAGTGGTGAAGTGATGGACACGCGGCGCTCAGCGCTTGCTGCCGCTGAACAGCCGCAGCAGCGCAAGGATGGCGATGGCGCCGAGCAGCGCGCCCAGAAATCCGGCGGGTTCGCCCGGGCGGTACCACCCCATGTACCGGCCGAACCAGCTCGCCACCACCGCACCGGCAATGCCCAGCACGATGGTCAGCAGGCACCCCAGACGCTGCGTGCCGGGCGTGATGAAACGGGCCAGCAACCCGACCACAAATCCGACCAGCAGGATGTAGAGCCAGCTGTCGCTACCAAACACTGTGTTCATTGCAGCACCAGAGCGAACGGGATCGGCAGACTAGCATTTCGGATGCCTACCACCCGCGCTGCGCGCACAACGCTGAAGGCACTCGCTGCAAGCTGCAGTCCGCACCGCACCGCACCGCACCGCACCGCACGGCAACAGCGACGCGGCAGGGAAGGCGCCAACCCCTTCCGGCGTTACCGCTGGTTCGGTGGCGACCGGCCGGGTGCCATCATCCAGCAGATCGGGCGCCACGACGGCAACATCTGCCTATGCCGGGGAAAAGAGGACTGGGAGTCGTTGCAGGCTGCCTGGAGGCGGCGCCGGCCGCCGAGGCCAGCCAACGCCGGTGATCTACCCGAGCCTGCGGGGGCTGTTCACCAGCCACGCGCACACGAAACAACGGCGCACGCGAGGCAACGGATGGAGTGCCGACAGTGAGTCCCCATCCGGCAGGGCGACACTTGAACTCCTTCCAGACGGGGCGGCGCCGAACATGCCGCCGATGCGATAAGCGCTAACCGCGCTCAGCGAAGCAAGGACGGCGGCGGCAGCTCGGATGGCGATGGCACCTCGGACAAACAGCCCAGCCCCGACCAAAAGCCTCTCCCGCCGGCAGAGGGGGTGGGGTGAGGGTACGGCCGCCAGCCAAGTCCAGCGACCTCTCACCCAAGCCCCGAACAACACAGCTCAATCGATAACCCTCGCACCCAACCGCATACAAGGGCCACCCCCGGGGCTCAGCAGCAGCCGTGTCCACCATGCCGGGTGCCGCTATCGGCAGCCACCGGCGAGCCGCTGGTTTCCCCGCGCAGGCACGCCGCATGATGCTCGGCGATCACCTTCGATACGCAGGCCGTCACCCGCTTGCCCATCGGGATGTGCAGGAACTCGTTCGGCCCATGGGCATTGGAATGCGGCCCCAGCACGCCAGTGATCATGAACTGCGCGCCCGGGAACTTCTCGCCAAGCATGCCCATGAACGGGATCGAGCCGCCTTCGCCCATGTACATCGCCGGTTTGGCGAAGAACGCGTGGCTGGCGTCGTCGATGGCCTTTGTCAGCCAC
The window above is part of the Xanthomonas cassavae CFBP 4642 genome. Proteins encoded here:
- the purN gene encoding phosphoribosylglycinamide formyltransferase; the encoded protein is MSLRLAVLASGRGSNLQAILDAIAGGRLPAEVVGVFSDRPQAPALHKVGEALRWSASPRDFADRAAFDAALGDAIAAAQPDWVICAGYMRILGEPLVRRFAGRILNIHPSLLPRYRGLHTHARALEAGDTEHGASVHLVVPELDAGSVIAQARVPVLPGDSAEQLAARVLAREHPLLLATLELLAAGRMQIHGDAVHLDGQCLFTPLRLESADTALT
- the purM gene encoding phosphoribosylformylglycinamidine cyclo-ligase, encoding MLPEWGASANVAVKIAAFTAEPPTPVTSPTPSTPSPMTYRDAGVDIDAGNALVERIKPLVKRSFRPEVMGGLGGFGALFDLSGKYKEPVLVSGTDGVGTKLKLAQQLGRHDTIGIDLVGMCVNDVLVQGAEPLFFLDYFATGKLDVDTAAAVVGGIARGCELSGCALIGGETAEMPDMYPPGEYDLAGFTVGAVEKSQLLDGAQVRAGDVLIGIASSGPHSNGYSLIRKIYERAGAPAEHVLDDGSKLIDALMAPTALYVKPVLALLKAHGEAIHAMAHITGGGLTENIIRVVPDGLGLDIDTTAWTLPPVFAWLQRAGAVADAEMWRTFNCGIGFVLIAAPEQAAVLEQALDAQALAHWRIGQVVPAQGDERVRIG
- a CDS encoding DUF2066 domain-containing protein, yielding MEPSMRRSLAFFLALVVAMPVIPAFAQADLRTEGDVAKAQSAYDAEVPVNSQSESDRPGALARALGAVLGKVSGDRSVMSRPGVPQALRNAPNYVEHYDYRQDQGTSRTGAPTFRTTLVARFRQSDVDGLIAALGLPVWPLPRPKPVLWLAIDDGSGPRLVGVAQANAARSVLDRAIERGYRLGLPGGAAAEQALAGAIWRKDTAAVSRASAKYSPPMQLIGKLYRSGAGWTADWVFVDDGNVLSSWTSSDGDARRAMAAGADGAADALVKRYAKRVDSGVPGVYRAVITGIHSADDYLRVAAALQGVSVVRSIRPVSANGDRIEVDLELLTGISGLNRMLGDNSPLVSVSVPTEGPIILDNERAEYRLK
- a CDS encoding AI-2E family transporter translates to MTLTPEAEIAIFLRRLKWAAVIVGVLWVVSLLAPILTPFVLALLLAWLGDPLVDRIERAGRSRNMAVALVFVLATLLFVLALMILVPMIERQIMTLIEALPQMRTWAIGTAIPWLEAKTGVELMGWLDPERLIDWIRSHWEQAGGAAKTFFGYVSRSGFAMVTWVINLALLPILAFYFLRDWDRLVERVAAVIPRAYIGTVSRLALESNDVLGGFIRGQFLVMLALGAIYATGLSVIGLNLGLLIGIIAGFISFIPYLGATTGIVLALLAAIVQAQGLDLKLLIGVGVVFTVGQLLESYVLTPRIVGDKIGLHPVAVIFAVMAGGQLFGFLGMLLALPVAAVANVLLRYAHEQYTRSDLYAGERAGIVLQSTPERSVIIDPTRDADRL
- the hda gene encoding DnaA regulatory inactivator Hda, which gives rise to MSVPQLPLALRAPSDQRFDSYIAAPEGLLAQLQALAAGQVSDWLYLAGPAGTGKTHLALAICAAAEQAGRAPAYLPLQAAAGRLRDALEALEGRSLVALDGVDSIAGQRDDEVALFDFHNRARAAGSTLLYTARQMPDGLALMLPDLRSRLSQCIRIGLPVLDDAARAAVLRDRAQRRGLALDDAAIDWLLTHSERELALLVALLDRLDRESLAAKRRITVPFLRRVVAGMPGPG
- the murU gene encoding N-acetylmuramate alpha-1-phosphate uridylyltransferase MurU, with the translated sequence MKALIFAAGFGERMRPLTERTPKPLLSVGGTPLIVWHLRKLAALGVAEVVINTSWLAEQFPQVLGDGGAFGLRLHYSYEGATPLETGGGMLHALPLLGDAPFLLVNGDIWSDFDFARLSDEPARLAQLVLVDKPAYAAHADFALEADGKVRADLPATHTYAGIGVYRPALLRGWRSVIGQLPEQTGTAPRFALAPILRAQMAAGLIDGIHHAGRWTDVGTPQRLTDLQGELAGPGTRDPGPEKS
- a CDS encoding aminoglycoside phosphotransferase family protein, with amino-acid sequence MTSSPSETARDALRLQWARHALDDPHASLHRASVDAGFRSYWRTHGRGADRILMDAPPELENVAPWLRMQALLGAHGVRVPRVLAQDLQTGFLLLEDLGVPTFAQVLTEANADALLDDATAQLLLLQRIPPPAESGSFGEALLQRDAGLFEEWFLGRHLGVQLSCAHAEQLQLVQRRLMDNALAQPRVFTHRDFMPRNLMPVAGGPAVLDFQDCVIGPIAYDPISLFKDTSVSWPIARVDGWLERYHTRAVAAGLPVPPLAQFLRDADWMGVQRHLKNLGIFSRLSHRDGKHWYLDNVPRFIGYLDEVLPRYAELAPLIGVLDEVIKPALAVRMSQATP
- a CDS encoding GlsB/YeaQ/YmgE family stress response membrane protein, whose translation is MNTVFGSDSWLYILLVGFVVGLLARFITPGTQRLGCLLTIVLGIAGAVVASWFGRYMGWYRPGEPAGFLGALLGAIAILALLRLFSGSKR